From the genome of Candidatus Rhodoluna planktonica:
CAATTCGACCGTTGTCACGCACGGTGGCCGGGTGACGCATTAGATAGATTGCGAAAATCACCATGATGACCGGCAAGACATAGGCGACGCGGCCGAACAGCAAACCAAAGGTGTGTGCGTTTAACTCTTTCGCAAATGGGTCTCGGTAAAGAAACCAACCAAAAAAAGCGCCGGCAATCGAAAGCAGAAACAGCAAGAACGGGATGCCATCTCGTCGATCTTCGGGGGCAATTCTCTCTGGAGATAGCGAACGGGCAGCCGCACCTACTGAGTGGGCAAAAAACATATAGACCGCGGCGAGCGCCGAGGCGAATTTCGAACCAGCTGACTGACCAGCAGTCGAGCTGCGAGTCGGATTTTTTGGGCGCGCAACTCGAGGTTGTGATTTAGCTGAAGTTCCCCTGGGTGGGGTTGGTTTGCGCGCGGCCATTCAATAAAAATAACAGCCAAACCGCTCCAGATCAGTATCGGCACGTATTTTCAAGCCGGTTTGACTTGGGCGGCGCGGTGCAGTTCTAGTAGGTGATAACTACCGGGATGATCATCGGGCGACGGCGGTGAGCTTTAGCCACCCAGGTACCGATAGTTCTGCGGATAACCTGCTGCATGGCATACGTGTCTCGAATTCCCTCTGCTGCAGCTTCAGCCATGGCTCGTTCAATCAGAGGCTTAACGTCATCAAAAACATGATCGGCCTCGGCAAAAGCACGGGCCCGGATTTCAGGACCGGAGGCAATTCGACCGGTTTGCGCGTCAATCACGCAGAAGATCGAAATGAAACCTTCCTGAGCGAGGATACGACGATCTTTTAGGTCATCCTCGGTGATTTTGCCAACAGTTTTGCCGTCGACGTAGAGCAACCCGCACTCAACCGCGCCCACAATATCGGCTTTTCCGGCAACCAGATCGACAACCCAACCATCCTCGGTAATCAACACCCGTTCGCTAGGAACACCGGTTTGCTGAGCTAGATTGCCGTTAGCGATGAGGTGGCGATATTCGCCGTGAACGGGCATAACATTTTTGGGTTTCAAAATGTTGTAACAGTAGAGCAGTTCGCCAGCGGCAGCGTGTCCTGATACGTGCACCTTGGCATTGCCCTTGTGCACCACGTTGGCACCCAATTTGGTGAGACCATCGATGACGCGGTACACCGCGTTTTCATTACCCGGGATAAGCGAGCTAGCCAAAATTACAGTGTCGCCCTGGCCAATTTCTATTTCGTGCTCGAGGTTCACCATTCTGGACAGAACCGCCATCGGCTCGCCTTGCGAACCGGTTGACATATATACCACCTGGTCTTGAGGCATCGAAATAGCGTTTTTCAGGTCGACAAAGGTTTCAGGCTCGGCCTTGAGATAGCCGAGCTCAGAGGCGATCTGCATGTTTTTGACCATCGAGCGCCCAACCAGGGCAACTTTTCTGTTGTTGGCTAAAGCAGCATCCACTACCTGTTGAACACGGTGGATGTGACTCGAGAACGAAGCCACAACTACTCGACCCTTACTGCGAGAAATGACATTCTCGATAACCGGCCCGATGTCTTTTTCTAACGGGGTGAACCCTGGAACATCAGCGTTGGTCGAGTCACAGAGAAATAGGTCAAGCCCCTCTTCGCCAATTCGAGAAAAAGCACGCAAATCGGTTAGTCGGCCATCAAGTGGAAGCTGGTCCATTTTGAAATCACCGGTATGTAGCACCGACCCCGCGCTGGTTCGAATCAACACTGCCAGCGCATCCGGGATGGAGTGGTTTACGGCAATGAATTCAAGATCGAAGTCAGCAATTTTGACACGCTGCCCCTCGGCAACAACCTGAGTTTGGGCAGTAATTCGGTGCTCTTTCAGCTTTGAGACGATGAACGCCAAAGTAAGAGCAGAACCGAAAATTGGGATGTCCTCGCGCAGTCTGAGCAGATACGGAACACCGCCGATGTGGTCTTCGTGACCGTGCGTCAAAACAATACCCACAACGTCCTGCATGCGATCGCGCAAATATCCGAAATCAGGCAAAATTACGTCGACGCCGGGCTGGTGCTCTTCCGGAAACAAAACCCCGCAGTCGACGACAAGGATTTTCCCGTCGAGTTCAAAAACCGTCATGTTGCGGCCAATTTCGCCAATTCCACCCAGTGGAATTATTCGCAGCACTCCGGGCTTCAGCGGCGCAGGTTCAGGCAAGGTTTGCACAAAAACTCTTTTCTTTGAGACCGGTTATCTGGTCGTGCCGGCAACCTTTGGTAGCGCACCACCGGCGGCAGCATTGCGGTCAGGTCTGAAGTTTTCGAAGCTTAGACCAGGAACGGTTTCGACCTTGTCAATGTCGTTTTCGATACGAGCAGCCTCAGCATCTTCGGGGCCAACCAGAGGCAATCGCACGCGCGGCGAGTTGATTAGACCCAAGCCGTGCAAAACATATTTTGCTGCCACGGTCCCTGGGACATGGGTCATCAAGGCTCGCTGAAGTGGCTCAAGCGCATTGTGAACTTTTAAGGCTGAGTGAAAATCATTGCGGTTGGTAGCATCGACCATTTCACGGTATGCCGCTGGAGCAACGTTGGCGGTAACACCGATAAGACCGGTGGCACCAATCGAGATGTGCGGCAAAACATTTGAGTCATCACCGGAAAAGTAGAGCAGGCCGGTTTCGTTCATGATCCGGGAAGCCTGAGCCAAATCGCCTTTGGCATCCTTGACGGCAACGATGTTTGGGTGCTTGGCAGCTCGGTGGAAGGTGTCGTAAGAGATAGCGATTCCAGACCGACCAGGGATGTCGTAAAGGATTACCGGTAGGTCAGTCGAATCGGCAATAAGTCTGAAGTGGGTGAGCACACCGGCTTGGGTGGGCTTGTTGTAGTAAGGGGTCACAATCATGACACCGTCGGCGCCAGCTTTCTCACTGGCCTTATAAAGCTGCATCGCGTGGGCGGTCTCGTTTGAACCACCGCCGGTAATAATTTTTGCGCGGCCGGCCGACACGGATTTGCCAACCTCAACCAACTTAATCTTCTCGGCATCGGTTAGCGTGCTTGTTTCACCGGTAGTACCGGTTACCACTACCCCATCGGCGCCGTTAGAAATTACGTAATCGATGTGGCGCTCGGTTGCATCCCAGTCGACTTCACCTTCAGCGTTCATTGGGGTTACCAGCGCGACCAAAACTTGGCCAAATAAATCTTTTTGCATTGCAGACATGCATCAAGACTAGCGTGTCAGCCTATTTGACAGCGTTGCTGTAATTCGGCAGAGTGAGGGAAGTGAGCCATTTGCAAATGTCGGTCGCGTTGAAAAGCTTCTTCCGTCAACCCCTACAAAATTTTGCTGCCGGCGCAACAGTTGCCATTGTGGCGCTACCCCTAGCACTCGCCTTCGGCATCGGTTCAGGCTTGGGCGCAGCCGCAGGTTTGACCACAGCCATAATTGCCGGATTAGTCGCAGCTGTTTTTGGTGGGAGTAAATATCAGGTCTCCGGCCCTACCGGGGCAATGACTGTGGTGCTGATTCCGATTTTTAGTCAGTACGGGGCTCCCGGAGTTCTTGGCGTGGGGCTAATCGCTGGCGGCTTACTAATTCTTTCGGCCATTTTGCGGATCGGCCAGCATGTGCACAAATTGCCAACGGCGCTGATTGAAGGTTTCACCGCAGGCATCGCGATTGTGATTGCGATTTCGCAACTGCAGTTTTTGATAGATTTCAACTCAAGTATCTCGGCACTGGTAATCGCTGTCGCCGTAGTGCTTGCTAGTAGAAAAATTCCACGACTGCCGATTTCGCTAATTTTGGTAATCGTCGCGGCGGTGCTCAATTCGGCACTAAATCTCGAACTAACTTCAATTGGAGAGTTACCAGCGCGAATCGGCGATTTTTCAATCGGTTTCTTAAACCAGGACTTCACCAAATTAGTGTTTGCAGGTATCGCCGTTGCGATTCTCGCAGCCCTAGAGAGCCTGCTCTCGGCGAAAATTGCGGACCGGATGGCGCTTGCACTTCAAACGAATCGTGCCGAGAAAAGCACAGCAGATTTTATTTCGCATGATTCAAATCGTGAATTATTCGGACAGGGATTGGCCAACCTAATAGTGCCTTTCTTTGGCGGAGTGCCGGCAACGGCCGCACTCGCGCGCACAGCCGTGAATGTCAGATCTGGCGCAACATCAAAACTGGCATCAGCCGTTCACGCCCTCCTCTTGGCAGTTATCGTCTTGACTCTGGCGCCACTGGTTTCGCAAATTCCGCTAGCTGCCTTGGCTGGAGTTTTATTCGCGACCTGCTTCAACATGATCAATTTCGGTGAACTGCGCTCGCTGGCCAAAGAGTCGGTAACTAACGCAGCGGTCTTGGCGGTTACTTTTATCATCACGGTTTCTGTCGATTTGATCGCGGCAGTGATCTCTGGATTGGTGGTTTCGCTCACCTTGAGGCATCGAAAAATTGCGGACCGCTTAGATCGGAGATACCCACCGGTCAATAGCAAAGAAACCCTCGGCGATTGAGGGTTTCTTGACTTGGCCGCTAAGCCATAGAGCTTTTTATTACGGAGCAACCCGGCCATGCTGGTTAAAAGCCTCGTAGGTGTAAGGCATCAGTTCGGCCCAGAATTCTTCCATCTTTTCGGCACACATTTCAATTTCGCGCTGTGGGAAAGAAGGAAAGTGGGTGCCCTCACGCTTAGTTCTGAGGCTTAAGAAGTTCATCAGAGCACGAGCATTCATGGTCACGTACATACTCGAGTAAATGTTGAGCGGAAGTACGATTCGAGCAACTTCACGAGCGACACCGGCCTCTAACATTCTCTGATACGACTCGTAGGCCTGTTGCGAACTGGTGCGGGCCTCTTGTTCGACCAACGCAATCTGCTCGGCTGATCCAGGACTGAATTCGTAGTGTCCAGTTTTTCCGGTCTGAACTAGGTTGCGATCTGGCCCCGGAACGTAGAACACCGGACTTAGCTCTTTGTATCGACCTGATTCTTCGTTGTACGAGGCAATACGGTGGCGCATGAACTCGCGGAAAACGAAAATCGGAGCTTGGACGTAAAAAGTCATCGAGTTGTGCTCGAATGGCGAACCGTGGCGATCACGCATCAGGTAATTGATTAGACCCTTGTTACGTTTCTCATCTTCTGCTGCAGAAGTTTGAGCGGCTGCTGATTCGAGCGTTTGCTCACCCTGCGTTGACACTCGGGCCGCGAAAAGGACATCAGAATCGGCGGCACTGGCACGCACTAATTCGACGGTTACATCACTGCGAAATTTAATTTCAGACACGCCCCCAGCCTAGTGCCTGGCTGGTTTAACCAACTTTAGGCGACACCGTAATAATCAGAAATAACCTGGCCATAACTAAAACGGCGACCTAACCTAGTGCTCATGAACCTTGAGAACCGGCTGATCATCATCCTGGTTTTGCTTGCTTTCGCAGCCACAGTTGGCCTGATTTGGAAATCGCAGAGCGGTCGAACCCATCGAGTTCGTTCAGGAGAACAGGTTGACCTAAAAAGGTTAGGCGCTGAAAAAGCAGGCAAGCCAGTTGTGAAATTTGGCAAAAAAGCCACCCTGCTGCAGTTCTCCACCGAGATGTGTTCGGTTTGCGTTCAAACTTCACGGGTGCTCGGCGAACTCGAAAAGCAAACACCGGGGTTAGTACACATTGAAGTCGATGTGACCAACCGGTTAGATTTGGCTAGCCACTTCAAAGTGCTGCAAACACCAACAACCCTGATTCTTGATAACACCGGACGGGTAATTTCAAGGATTAGCGGAGCACCCAAACCGACTCAACTGAATCAACTATTGGAGAATCTGAATGGCTAGTGCACCTGAAAAAATTGATCCGCGAGGCCCAAGATTTGCGGCCTCAATAACATCTGTTTTGCTGCTCGCAGTAGTTTTTCTGGGCCTTGATTCGACCACCGAAGACGCAGCATTCTTTCTGCTGCTGATTCTCGCGGGTTTGTTCTTTATCGGCGCTAGTTTGGGTCCGACCAGGCATCCATTTGGAATTTTGTATCGAAAGCTGGTGCGACCAAGACTGGCTGCAAAAACCGACTTGGAGGACTCGCGTCCGGTTCGGTTCGCTCAAGCAGTCGGACTGTTAATCAGCCTGTCTGGATTGCTAATGCAAGTCTTGGGAATTGAACTCGGATTGGTTGTTGCCGCAGCAATAGCTTTCATCGCAGCATTTCTGAATGCAGCATTTGCCTACTGTCTGGGTTGCCAGCTGTATTTGACCCTGAAAAGATTCGGGCTTTTTAGGAACTGAGCAGCTAGATCAGCGACTGTGCCTTAGCCAAGGCAATAGCAGTGCGCATAGCCTTTCTAGCCCGGGTTCGATCGCCCGCCGCATCGTAAATTAGGCCGAGCCCATACCAATAAAGGTAGTTAATTTCATTTTCTGCGGCCTTGATTTGATGCTGCGCGAAAACACGATCAGCTGATGCCCTAGTTGGTCGACCGCTAGGTCGAAGTTCAAAATCAAATTCAGGAAGATTGCCATCTTCGATTATTTTTCTCGACAGTTTTTCCAAAGCCAAGCCGAACCGTAATTCGATAAAAATAGCCCAGGCGGCGAACAGCGGGAACACCATGATCAGCCCACCGATGACTTTAGCTATCGGTTCATCATCGATCAGCAAGAGGTATCCGGTTTGCCCGAGTAGGAAAACATAAAGCAGGGTCAACCCCGCCATTAGCGCTGCAGAAAGCTTTTGCCGAGACATTAGGAGTTTAGGCCCGCCACAGTTGCGAGGCCAACGGTTAGGCCTTTGGCCGTGGCTGCGTACCTCAGCGCCATCAGAATGCCTGCAGAATATGCCGCAACCGAAGTGGTTTCGTGGCTGATGGTCAACAATTCTGATTCACCACCGAGGTAAACATCTTGCTTGGCCGAGACCCCCTTGAGGCGCAGGCTGTGAATTGGGACGCCCGAGACTACTTGGCCTCTGGCCGGCTGATCTACCCCGGGAATTAGAGGCTGGATTAGGTCAATTCGAGATTGGGAAATTAGTTCGGCGGTGCGAACCGCAGTGCCCGAGGGCGAATCAATTTTGCCGGCATGATGGGCTTCAACGATTTCGATTGAGTCAAAATATTTGGCTGCCTGCGCGGCAAAAGAAGTGGCCAGCATTGAACCAATTGAAAAATTTGGGATAACCACTACCCCAGCTTCGTTTTGCGATAGCTTGCCGTCTAAATCAGCGAGTTTTGATTGATTCCAACCAGAAGTGCCAACTACGATTTTTTTATTGTGTTCGATGGCAAAGTCGACAACTTTTTCAGAAACCTCAAGCTTGGTGACTTCGAAGATAATGTCTGCATCAGCAGCTTCAACTAATTCAGATTTAGAGTCGAGTCGAGCCACAATTTCGAAATCTTGGGCTGCATCAATTAGTTCAAGGGCTAACTTGCCCATTCGACCGGTTGAGCCGACTACGGCAACTTTGTACTTCATTCGCCTAATCTACCAATCTCTATATGAACTGCTGAAATAGCTTTTCCGACACATCGCCAACGGCAACCAGCGATCGATCGCGCCTGATCAGGTCAGCAGCAAGGGACTGAACCTGCTCGAGTGTGACTGAATTTATGTGGTGCAGCGAATCATCTAGATCATAAAATTCACCGTTGATAATTTCGGCACTGAGCAACCGATTCATGCGTGCCTGTGTACTCTCGTATTTCAAAGCCATACCGCCGCTGATATTGCCTTTGGCCAGCTCAAGTTCGTGCTCGGTTATGCCATTGGCTGCAATTGACTCGAGCTCGCCCAGCATTAGCTTGGTGACTTCTTGGGCCTTACTCGGTGAACATCCGGCGTATAAACCGAAGTAGGCGCCATCGCTGTACCCCTGGTTGAAAGAGTAAACCGAATAGGCAAGACCGCGTTTTTCACGGATTTCTTGGAACAGTCTCGAACTCATTCCGCCACCAAGAACGGTGTTCAAGATTCCCATGGCAAAACGTCTGCTGTCTTCAGCAATTAGGCCTTGACAACCAAGCAAGATATTTGCCTGTTGCAAGGGCCGCTTGATGACCTTGAGGTCAGTTCCGCGCTCAATCTGAGCAGGTGCCAAATTTCTTCTCGAAACTGGCGCGGCACTAGCGTCTAAATCCCAGCCGGCATCGAGTAGTGCTTTTTCGACCAGCGCAATCAGGGAACCGTGTTCTACTCCGCCGGCAGCCGCAACAACCAAGTCTTGAGGCCGGTAATTTGCTTGGTAATGCTCCCAAACCGCTTCGCGAGTAACCGCATTGATTGTCGCTTCGGTACCACCGATTGGGCGCCCCAGTTCGTGGGTACCCAAAACAGCCTCGGCGAAAGCTTCGTGAACAACGTCGGTTGGGTCATCGTCATTCATCGCCAATTCTTCAAGAATTACGGTGCGCTCGTTTTCAAACTCTTTAGGGTCAATGACCGAAGAGGTCAGCATGTCACCAATTACGTCCACCGCCAATGGCAAGGCAGAATCTTGCACCCTGGCGTAGTAGCTGGTGTGCTCTTTTCCGGTGGCGGCGTTAGATGACCCACCGACCGAATCGAAAGCAACAGCAATATCGAGCGCCGAGCGGCGCGTGGTGCCTTTGAAAAGCAGGTGCTCTAGAAAATGAGTTGAGCCAAAGTGTCCGTTGGTTTCATCTCTGGAACCAACCGCGACCGAAAAGGAAATGGAGGCACTTTGCGCCCCGGGCATTTGTTCGCTTAAAACGCGAACACCGCTTGGGAGAATAGTTCGACGAATCGAACTACCCCCCGAAGCGGTGAAGGTCAGGTCGGCTTGATCAAGTGGGAAAAGAATTTCGGCCATCTTGGACCAAACCTCCTAATTAGTCTTCTTCGGTTGCAGCTTCTGGTGCACCATCAACAACTGGGCTCAGCGATAGCTTGCCACGGTCATCGATCTTGGTGATTTCAACCTGAAGCTTCTGGCCAACCTCAAGAACATCTTCGACGTTCTCAACACGCTTGCCAGCAAGTTTCTTCAGTTCAGAAATGTGCAACAGGCCATCCTTGCCAGGAACCAGCGACACGAATGCGCCGAAGGTAGCTAGCTTGACAACGGTTCCGAGGAATCGCTCGCCAATCTCAGGTACGTGAGGGTTAGCAATCGCGTTTACACGCGCCTTAGCCGCCTCAGCTGCAACGCCGTCGGTAGCTCCGATTAGCACGGTGCCGTCTTCCTCAATCGAGATTTCAGCGCCAGTGTCATCCTGGATTTCGTTGATGGTCTTGCCCTTTGGACCGATAAGCTCACCAATTTTGTCAACAGGTATCTTGACCGAAATGATGCGCGGTGCGGTTGGGGCCATTTCATCTGGCTCGTTGATAGCCTGAGCCATCACATCGAGGATGTGCAGACGAGCTTCTTTAGCCTGAGTTAGCGCACCAGCTAGAACCGATGCTGGAATTCCATCAAGTTTGGTGTCTAGCTGAATAGCAGTTACGAACTCGCGGGTTCCGGCAACTTTGAAGTCCATGTCGCCAAGTGCATCTTCTGCACCGAGGATGTCGGTTAGCGCTGCGTACTGAGTCTTGCCATCTACCTGGTCAGAAATTAGACCCATAGCAATACCGGCAACCGGTGCGCGCAGTGGAACACCGGCGTTTAGTAGCGCCAGGGTTGAAGCACAAACAGAACCCATTGAGGTTGAACCGTTTGAGCCGAGAGCCTCTGACACCTGACGAATTGCGTAAGGGAACTCTTGACGAGAAGGTAGCACTGGAACCAATGCACGCTCCGCCAAGGCTCCGTGACCAATTTCACGGCGCTTCGGAGTGCCAACGCGGCCAACTTCACCGGTTGAGTAAGGAGGGAAGTTGTAGTTGTGCATGTAGCGCTTCGAGGTCTCTGGTGAGAGGCTGTCGATCTGCTGCTCCATTTTCAACATGTTTAGTGTGGTGATACCCAAAATTTGGGTCTCACCGCGCTGGAAGATTGCCGAGCCGTGGACTCTTGGAATAACCGAAACTTCAGCGTCGAGAGCACGAATGTCACGCAGACCGCGGCCGTCGATGCGGATGCCCTCTTTGAGGACACGGGTACGCATTACCTTCTTGGTAACTGACTTATAAGCTGCTGAGATTTGGCCCTGCAACTCTTCTGGAAGAGTTTCGACAAGCTTGGCCTTGACGCGCTCTTTGAGCTCATCATCGGCATTCTGTCGCTCTTGCTTGTCAGCAATTTGGTAAATCTTTGCCAGTTCGGTCGCTGCCTCGGCCTCGACCGCAGCGTAAACCTCATCGGTGTATGGCGGGAACAGCGGGTACTCGGTTAGCGGCTTGGCTGCGCGAGCTGCCAAACGAGACTGTGCCTCGCAAAGCTCTTTGATGAAAGGCTTGGCTGCTTCAAGGCCCTCGGCTACGATCTGCTCATTTGGAGCGGTCGCGCCCTCGTTGTTGATTAGGTGCCAAGCGGTCTCGGTCGCCTCAGCTTCTACCATCATGATGGCCACATCTTCAACGCCGTTTTCAACTACCAAGCGGCCAGCGACGACCATGTCGAACACTGCGCGCTCTAGCTGAGAGTGCTTAGGGAACGCAACCCACTGACCATCAACTAGTGCTACACGAACGCCACCAACTGGGCCAGAGAAAGGCAAACCGGCAAGTTTGGTTGACATCGATGCTGCGTTGATCGCGATTACGTCGTAAAGCTCATCTGGGTGAATTGCCATAACGGTAACGACAACCTGGATTTCGTTGCGGAGACCGTCATCGAATGATGGGCGAAGTGGACGGTCAATTAGACGACAGGCCAAAATCGCGTCGGTGGTTGGGCGGCCTTCGCGACGGAAGAACGAACCTGGGATGCGGCCAGCCGCATACATTTTCTCTTCGACATCAATGGTTAGCGGGAAAAAGTCGAACTGATCTTTTGGCTGCTTTGATGCGGTGGTTGCTGAAAACAGCATGGTCTCGCCATCAAGGTAAACCGAGGCGGCACCCTGTGCCTGCTGAGCTAGGCGGCCGGTTTCAAAGCGGATTACTCGCTTGCCAAA
Proteins encoded in this window:
- a CDS encoding ribonuclease J yields the protein MQTLPEPAPLKPGVLRIIPLGGIGEIGRNMTVFELDGKILVVDCGVLFPEEHQPGVDVILPDFGYLRDRMQDVVGIVLTHGHEDHIGGVPYLLRLREDIPIFGSALTLAFIVSKLKEHRITAQTQVVAEGQRVKIADFDLEFIAVNHSIPDALAVLIRTSAGSVLHTGDFKMDQLPLDGRLTDLRAFSRIGEEGLDLFLCDSTNADVPGFTPLEKDIGPVIENVISRSKGRVVVASFSSHIHRVQQVVDAALANNRKVALVGRSMVKNMQIASELGYLKAEPETFVDLKNAISMPQDQVVYMSTGSQGEPMAVLSRMVNLEHEIEIGQGDTVILASSLIPGNENAVYRVIDGLTKLGANVVHKGNAKVHVSGHAAAGELLYCYNILKPKNVMPVHGEYRHLIANGNLAQQTGVPSERVLITEDGWVVDLVAGKADIVGAVECGLLYVDGKTVGKITEDDLKDRRILAQEGFISIFCVIDAQTGRIASGPEIRARAFAEADHVFDDVKPLIERAMAEAAAEGIRDTYAMQQVIRRTIGTWVAKAHRRRPMIIPVVITY
- the dapA gene encoding 4-hydroxy-tetrahydrodipicolinate synthase, which produces MQKDLFGQVLVALVTPMNAEGEVDWDATERHIDYVISNGADGVVVTGTTGETSTLTDAEKIKLVEVGKSVSAGRAKIITGGGSNETAHAMQLYKASEKAGADGVMIVTPYYNKPTQAGVLTHFRLIADSTDLPVILYDIPGRSGIAISYDTFHRAAKHPNIVAVKDAKGDLAQASRIMNETGLLYFSGDDSNVLPHISIGATGLIGVTANVAPAAYREMVDATNRNDFHSALKVHNALEPLQRALMTHVPGTVAAKYVLHGLGLINSPRVRLPLVGPEDAEAARIENDIDKVETVPGLSFENFRPDRNAAAGGALPKVAGTTR
- a CDS encoding SulP family inorganic anion transporter gives rise to the protein MSHLQMSVALKSFFRQPLQNFAAGATVAIVALPLALAFGIGSGLGAAAGLTTAIIAGLVAAVFGGSKYQVSGPTGAMTVVLIPIFSQYGAPGVLGVGLIAGGLLILSAILRIGQHVHKLPTALIEGFTAGIAIVIAISQLQFLIDFNSSISALVIAVAVVLASRKIPRLPISLILVIVAAVLNSALNLELTSIGELPARIGDFSIGFLNQDFTKLVFAGIAVAILAALESLLSAKIADRMALALQTNRAEKSTADFISHDSNRELFGQGLANLIVPFFGGVPATAALARTAVNVRSGATSKLASAVHALLLAVIVLTLAPLVSQIPLAALAGVLFATCFNMINFGELRSLAKESVTNAAVLAVTFIITVSVDLIAAVISGLVVSLTLRHRKIADRLDRRYPPVNSKETLGD
- the thyX gene encoding FAD-dependent thymidylate synthase, with the translated sequence MSEIKFRSDVTVELVRASAADSDVLFAARVSTQGEQTLESAAAQTSAAEDEKRNKGLINYLMRDRHGSPFEHNSMTFYVQAPIFVFREFMRHRIASYNEESGRYKELSPVFYVPGPDRNLVQTGKTGHYEFSPGSAEQIALVEQEARTSSQQAYESYQRMLEAGVAREVARIVLPLNIYSSMYVTMNARALMNFLSLRTKREGTHFPSFPQREIEMCAEKMEEFWAELMPYTYEAFNQHGRVAP
- a CDS encoding thioredoxin family protein, with product MNLENRLIIILVLLAFAATVGLIWKSQSGRTHRVRSGEQVDLKRLGAEKAGKPVVKFGKKATLLQFSTEMCSVCVQTSRVLGELEKQTPGLVHIEVDVTNRLDLASHFKVLQTPTTLILDNTGRVISRISGAPKPTQLNQLLENLNG
- a CDS encoding DUF4395 domain-containing protein; this translates as MASAPEKIDPRGPRFAASITSVLLLAVVFLGLDSTTEDAAFFLLLILAGLFFIGASLGPTRHPFGILYRKLVRPRLAAKTDLEDSRPVRFAQAVGLLISLSGLLMQVLGIELGLVVAAAIAFIAAFLNAAFAYCLGCQLYLTLKRFGLFRN
- the dapB gene encoding 4-hydroxy-tetrahydrodipicolinate reductase; the encoded protein is MKYKVAVVGSTGRMGKLALELIDAAQDFEIVARLDSKSELVEAADADIIFEVTKLEVSEKVVDFAIEHNKKIVVGTSGWNQSKLADLDGKLSQNEAGVVVIPNFSIGSMLATSFAAQAAKYFDSIEIVEAHHAGKIDSPSGTAVRTAELISQSRIDLIQPLIPGVDQPARGQVVSGVPIHSLRLKGVSAKQDVYLGGESELLTISHETTSVAAYSAGILMALRYAATAKGLTVGLATVAGLNS
- a CDS encoding M16 family metallopeptidase, producing MAEILFPLDQADLTFTASGGSSIRRTILPSGVRVLSEQMPGAQSASISFSVAVGSRDETNGHFGSTHFLEHLLFKGTTRRSALDIAVAFDSVGGSSNAATGKEHTSYYARVQDSALPLAVDVIGDMLTSSVIDPKEFENERTVILEELAMNDDDPTDVVHEAFAEAVLGTHELGRPIGGTEATINAVTREAVWEHYQANYRPQDLVVAAAGGVEHGSLIALVEKALLDAGWDLDASAAPVSRRNLAPAQIERGTDLKVIKRPLQQANILLGCQGLIAEDSRRFAMGILNTVLGGGMSSRLFQEIREKRGLAYSVYSFNQGYSDGAYFGLYAGCSPSKAQEVTKLMLGELESIAANGITEHELELAKGNISGGMALKYESTQARMNRLLSAEIINGEFYDLDDSLHHINSVTLEQVQSLAADLIRRDRSLVAVGDVSEKLFQQFI
- a CDS encoding polyribonucleotide nucleotidyltransferase, yielding MDGTEYEYATIDNGKFGKRVIRFETGRLAQQAQGAASVYLDGETMLFSATTASKQPKDQFDFFPLTIDVEEKMYAAGRIPGSFFRREGRPTTDAILACRLIDRPLRPSFDDGLRNEIQVVVTVMAIHPDELYDVIAINAASMSTKLAGLPFSGPVGGVRVALVDGQWVAFPKHSQLERAVFDMVVAGRLVVENGVEDVAIMMVEAEATETAWHLINNEGATAPNEQIVAEGLEAAKPFIKELCEAQSRLAARAAKPLTEYPLFPPYTDEVYAAVEAEAATELAKIYQIADKQERQNADDELKERVKAKLVETLPEELQGQISAAYKSVTKKVMRTRVLKEGIRIDGRGLRDIRALDAEVSVIPRVHGSAIFQRGETQILGITTLNMLKMEQQIDSLSPETSKRYMHNYNFPPYSTGEVGRVGTPKRREIGHGALAERALVPVLPSRQEFPYAIRQVSEALGSNGSTSMGSVCASTLALLNAGVPLRAPVAGIAMGLISDQVDGKTQYAALTDILGAEDALGDMDFKVAGTREFVTAIQLDTKLDGIPASVLAGALTQAKEARLHILDVMAQAINEPDEMAPTAPRIISVKIPVDKIGELIGPKGKTINEIQDDTGAEISIEEDGTVLIGATDGVAAEAAKARVNAIANPHVPEIGERFLGTVVKLATFGAFVSLVPGKDGLLHISELKKLAGKRVENVEDVLEVGQKLQVEITKIDDRGKLSLSPVVDGAPEAATEED